GACCTCGACATAGCCATCAGCACGCTCTCGCCCGTCCCGGAGTTTCAAAGATCAACGCTGAAATCACTGGTTTTTCACGAAGACGAACTCCTGGCCAGCGCTACCGCTCCGCAAATCACAGTGGATCAGGCCGTCCGCACTGGTAGAAACCCTGAACGCCCTCGATTCTGGGAGAACTTTCTGCTCTACGGCTTGCCCGGCCTGCTGCTCTTGTCCACGGTGCTGGCGATTGTGGTTCGCACCAATCGCAAGCTCAGTTCGGAAATTTCCCGGCGGGTCGCCCTGGAACAGGAACTGCGCAGCAGCGAGTATCACTATCGCGGCCTGGTAGAAAGCCTCTCGGCCATTGCATGGGAAGCCAACGTCCGCGACTACACCTACAGCTACGTTTCGCCTCAGGCCGAACGACTGCTGGGCTACCCACTCGCCAGATGGATGGAACCCGGCTTCTGGCGCAGCATTGTCCACCCGGACGACCTCCCCCACACCGAACATCTTTGCGACAGGGAAACCCGTAACGGCAACGATCATAGCGTCGACTATCGAGTCTTTAGCGCCGACGGCCGGATGCTCTGGATCCGCGATATCGTCAGCCTGATCCGGCATGGACGCGAACCCTTGATGCGCGGGCTGATGATCGATATCAGCGAGACCAAGCAGACCGAAGAAGCCCTGCGCCTGTCCGAAGAGAAGTTTGCTTCGGTGTTCGCCCAATGCCCCGACATATTGGTGATAGCCCGCCTCAGCGACGGCTGCTTCCTGGAAGCCAACAAAGCGTTCGTCGAGCAAATCGGACTCAGCGCCGAACAAGTCATCGGCAAAACGCCTACCGAGCTCGATATCTGGGGTGTTCCCGGTATAGGTCCCGGACTGCTTGAGCGGCTGCGAAACGGCAGTATCCGCAACCTTGAAATGCCCTTTCGCCGCAAGAACGGCCAGACCTTCTCCGGGCTGTTGTCCGCCGAACCTTTCGATCTGGATTCCACTCAGGCCGTGGTGGTCGTGGTTCGCGACATCACGCAGCTCAAGCAGGCCCAACAACTGCTGCAATTGTCGGAAGAGAAGTTCGCCAAGTCGTTCCACTCCTCGCCAGACGGCATGCTGATTACCCGCCAGAGCGACGGCTTGCTGGTTGAAGTCAACGAAGGCTTCACCCGGATCACCGGCTATGACGGCGCCGCTGCAGTCGACCGCTCGACCATCACCTTGGGAATCTGGGTGGATCTGCAAGAGCGCGAACAACTGCTGAAGTTCTTGAATCGGGATGGCTATGTTCGAGATTTTCGCAGCCACATCCGACGCAAGGACGGCCAGATCCGAGTATGCGAGATCTCCTCCCGCCCGCTGTTGATTGCCGGCGAAGACTGCATGCTGACCATCGCCAGGGACATCACTGAACGCCAGCAGATGCAGGAAAAGTTACGACTGGCCGCCACTGTTTTCGAGAGCACCGCCGAAGGCGTGTTGATCACTGACACCCGCCAACGCATCAACGCCGTCAATCGGGCCTTCAGCGAAATCACCGGTTACAGCGAACACGAAGCCATCGGCCAGACTCCCCGCCTGCTCGCGTCCGGACTGCACGACAGCGCCTTCTACGCGGCCATGTGGTATCAGCTCACCGCCGAAGGTCATTGGCAGGGAGAAATCAGCAATCGCCGTAAGAACGGAGAGATTTACCCAAGCTGGCTGACGATCAGCGCTGTACGAAACAGGGATCAGTTCATCACCCATTTCGTCGCGGTATTCGCGGATATTTCCAGCCTCAAGCACGCCCAGGCTCGACTCGATTATCAAGCGCACCACGATCCCCTGACCGGACTGCCCAATCGCACCCTTTTTGAGAGCCGCCTGCAGGCAGCGCTGATTCACAGCCTGGAATCCAACAGTCTCGGCGCAGTGCTGTTCCTTGATCTGGACCGCTTCAAACATATCAACGACAGCCTCGGCCATCCGGTGGGCGACTTGCTGCTTCAGGGCATCGCCCAGCGCCTCAAGGAACATCTGCGAGATATCGACACGGTGGCGCGCCTTGGCGGCGATGAATTCATCATCCTGCTACCGGGGCTGCAAAACTCAAGTGACGCCGAGATCATCGCGACCAAATTGCTGGTTTGCTTCACCGCGCCCTTCCAGGCCGGCGAACACGAGTTTTTCATCAGCGCCAGCATCGGCAGCTGTCTGTTCCCGACTGATGGTGAAGACGTCGCCACCGTCGTCAAGAACGCCGACGCCGCCATGTACCGCTCCAAAGCCAAGGGCCGCAATCGAGTAGAAAGCTACACCCGCGACCTGACTTCCCAGGCCAGCGAGCGCATCGCGCTGGAATATGAACTGCGCAGAGCCATCGAGCGCAATGAACTGAGCCTGAGCTACCAACCCAAGGTCAGCCTGATCACCCACAAACTGGTGGGCGCCGAAGCCCTCTTGCGCTGGACCCACCCGACCTTTGGCGAAGTGCATCCCGAGCACTTCATCACGTTGGCGGAAGAGAACGGCATGATCCTGCAGATCGGCGACTGGGTGCTCGAACAGGCTTGCCAGCAAATGTGCGAGTGGAACAAAACCTACAAGCCTTTTGGCCCGCTGTCGGTGAACCTCGCCGGCGCACAGCTGCGACAACCCAACCTGCTGGCGCGCATCGAACAACTGCTATCGAAAAACCAGTTGAAACCCGGCTACCTGCAACTGGAAATTACCGAAAACTTCATCATGAGCCAGGCCGAAGAAGCCCTTATCGTCCTGCACAAACTGAAAAAGCTCGGCGTACAACTCGCCATCGACGACTTCGGCACCGGCTACTCCTCACTGAGCTACCTCAAACGCCTGCCGTTGGACATCCTGAAAATCGATCATGTTTAGGACTGAGATAAATCTACAGGGGAAACTAAGATAATTGCGGGATAAAGCGAGAGATAGTGGTTGCGAGTGGGATGGGTGCTGCAATAACGTTGCGCGGGGTGCAATTCTGGGGAGCCCGACCAGATGCTGCTGGCCGGGGTGCAAATCCTACTGGTCTAGGGCAGCTCTTCCTCCTCTGGCGGCGCGAATAGATCGTGCTGGTCTCTGGCAATAATTGCCAGGCGCATCCGCTTCACTACTGCGTAAACATGCTGGACCGACACACCGTGCTTTGTTGCCACTTCGTGGTGGTTGCGACCAGTCCAGTCATCGAAGATCTTCTGATGCAGCTTAGATGCCTGGATGCAAACGCCTTTGGGGACGTAGACCACCTGGCCGCCCCAGAGGTGAGCGAAGAGCATCGTAATCTCAATGCTCGTTGCTTCTGCCAACTCCGCGTTAACCCCCAGCGTCTGCTGGATTACCTTCGCAATCGGCGCGACTGACTCACTCAAAAGGTCACTAGCTCGGATCGTGCTCATTGCTGGACTCTCCCCATCCACTGTTTCAAGGTTTCAATTACATGGCTCGCCTGCGGGACTGTCAGCCATTGCAGTGCCTGCACCTTGGCCATGGTCATCACATACTTCGCCAATGCGGCTTCAGACGGATCTCGAACAACACCCATCTCGTGTAGCTCCAGCCAAAGCGACCGGATCTTTTGTGCTTGCGGGTCAGCTGCCAAGGTGCGCGCTGGTTTTTTGTTTGGACGAACCTTGAAGCCTTTCAATTTGAGCTGTTCCAAAACCAACCTAAGGTTTGGAACGCTCAGATCGGCCGTGGATGTCGCGCCGCCCAATCCCTTCATGCTTTTGAGCATGAGGCCGTATGTGTCGCGATCCATGCCCAGCTCACGTCGCGCCACGTGGATAAGCTTGATCAGCTTCAAGCGTTCGTCCGTCTTCATGCTTCTGCTCCCAGTAATGCTGCGATGCGGCCCTCACCGTCCTCTTTACTCAGGATCCCCAGCAACACGTCACTGTTGATCCTGCCAATTTGCTCCTGGTGCAGCTGCTGCGCGGTCATGCGTGATCTGACCTTCTTGGGGTCCGACTGATGCACCTTGGCGGCAAGCGCAGGATCATTGGCAATGCCGAACACCACGGCCCGCAAGTAATGGTGATTGTCCAGCGGCAAGCTAAGCCGCTCCCGCTGGGCAAGCATTTGATCAATCCCAGCCGTCCACATAGCCGGACTGGCCGGTTTCGCCTCGGCGGTCCTGGCATCGCGAGTAACCGTCCCAGCGTTGATGGCGGTCATCAGCTCCTCAACCAGCTTGATGGCCCGAGTGGTGCGCAGCCCACGCTTAGCCGGGCTGAACAAACGCAAGTAGCCAAGGATCGCTCGACCCAGGCGCGGCTCGATATCGGCAAACTGAGCAGCCAGACGCTTACCCTCGTCATCGAGAAACCCGGCTTCCAGTGGGAACTGTTCGCCGCAGCAAGGGCATTGAACGCGCATCTCAGACTCCTGCAGTCAGGCGGGCACGAGGCCGGTGATTCACCGCCTGGTGCAACTGGGCAGACTGACCGGCTTGATAGCCAGCATCTGCGGCAACCTCATCGCGTGACTTGAGTTTTCGACGCTTGACTTCGAAGCTCTCCAGCTCTGGGTGGTTTTTCTTCACAAACGCCTCGATTGCCTCCGCGATATTGTCTTCAACACCGGCAAACTCATCGATTTTTATCAGCACCGCATCGATCCAGGCGTTCGCAAATGCATCGCCGCGAGCCACTTTCGTGGATCGCTTGCAGCGCTTCTGAGTATCCAGGTACTCGCGTCGCGCCTTTTGCAGCTGGCGGGCCAGCACTTGATATGCGTAACCGGTCAACTCGGGTGCAGCTGAGCAGCCGATCAGGAGAAAACGTGCGGCTCTGAACCTGCCGGTGGTAACGATCACCTTGGTGCCGAAGGCCAGCGTGGCGACCTGCACCAGTCGAACCCGCCATGCAGGCGGCGGACCTTCAGATCCCGCGAGTATTGAAACCTCGCACGCCATGCTGGCTAGAACATCACCTTGCTCCAGGTTGTATCTCTCCATCAGCAGGCGTGCTTGGCGCAGCGCAGTCTCAGCCTCATGGGGGTTGCTGGTTTTGGACTTGGCCATCGCCAAGCACTTTTTGATCTTGTCGAGAATGCGGTTCTCTTCCATGTCACACCCCCGCAATATCAAGGCTGATGGCACGGTACTGGTCCGAGTCGCCGATCCGCTCGTACACGCGGATATAGGACTTCGAGCCGACCACCTGGCACGCTTCGCCGATCGCCTGCATTGCCCGCTGCCAGCGTTCGTCCTTGATATCCAAGCGGCGCAGCGCAAGCACGCGGGCGGTGCGGATTTCGCCCTGGGAGTCGGTGCGGAATGCGTCGTTGGCGAGTGTGGCCACCTCTGGACGCGCTCCCTGCGTCCAGTCACGCAGGCATTCGTCGATCAAGGCGCGTGCCGCCTGCAGCCTTTCGTCGAAAGCAATCGACTCCTGCACCGAACGCTGGATCTTGAAGCGACCATCGAAGCTATAAAGGGTGACATTGCCCTTCTTTCCACCAAGTGTAATGCCGTACTGTTCAGCGCTAAGCTCGATAAAGGCCTCGATATCTCCGAACGCGGCGGCTTTGAGGTTGGCCAGCTCGCCACTGAGTTTGTTGGCTGAGCCCACCAGCTGGCGAACCAGCCGGTCACGCTCGATATCAATCGGCTTGATCAGGCTTTCTGGAACCATACGGCCTTGGGCGTCTTGCCAGAAGCCAGCCGGTACTGATGTTTGCTGGGAGTTAATCACGGGGTTTAACCTCATACTGATTGCAAATAGCGGTCTTGCCGGTGGCAAAATCGCCCAAGGTGCAGCGGTAAATAACTGACTCAAACGCAGAGTCGGGGTTATTGAATTTCTGCTCGCCGTTTTTGCAGTTGCCGCACTGGGGTCGCTGGGTCGCGGTGAGCCAGCCTTGAGTGAAGCGCTTCTGCTCTGCCATGGTTCCGCACTGATTGGCCTTCATGGGCGGATCCCCGGAGGGCTTGCTAGGTTGGATATCTCGTCCGATAAGGCGTCCTCTGTTGACCAGTTCGGCTCACATCCCCGACCGATCAGTACGCCGTTGTAGAGCCCGGCCAGAACGCGACCATCGCTTTTGGCGCGGTCACGCTGATCTGCGGTAATCCCCTGGATCACGACCATGGCCACAAACGCGGCGAATAAGATCCAATTGGTCTTAGTCATGACTTTTCACCAGTGATGGCTGGGGCAAGCCCCGAATGGTGTTGTTGAGCACATCGACGATGTTGTTGATGCCCAGTGCGTAGCTCTCTGGCTTGTTCGCTGCTGCGGCATCGAGACGCTTGACGGCGTCCGAGAGCCCCTTAGGGCTGTAAAGTTGCTGCCCAAAAGACTCGACGAGGTCGAGCGCGAACTGACGCCCCTGCAGCAGGAGGTATTGGTCGGTGACTTGCCGAGTGCTTATGCCCATTTCATGCGCTCCATCAGCTCAACCGCAGCCTGTTCGGGGTTTTCGATGTCGCCATAGGACAGGCTGCGAATGAAGTCTTCGAGCTCGCCCA
This genomic window from Pseudomonas sp. G.S.17 contains:
- a CDS encoding DUF2786 domain-containing protein; protein product: MEENRILDKIKKCLAMAKSKTSNPHEAETALRQARLLMERYNLEQGDVLASMACEVSILAGSEGPPPAWRVRLVQVATLAFGTKVIVTTGRFRAARFLLIGCSAAPELTGYAYQVLARQLQKARREYLDTQKRCKRSTKVARGDAFANAWIDAVLIKIDEFAGVEDNIAEAIEAFVKKNHPELESFEVKRRKLKSRDEVAADAGYQAGQSAQLHQAVNHRPRARLTAGV
- a CDS encoding regulatory protein GemA encodes the protein MKTDERLKLIKLIHVARRELGMDRDTYGLMLKSMKGLGGATSTADLSVPNLRLVLEQLKLKGFKVRPNKKPARTLAADPQAQKIRSLWLELHEMGVVRDPSEAALAKYVMTMAKVQALQWLTVPQASHVIETLKQWMGRVQQ
- a CDS encoding DUF3164 family protein encodes the protein MNSQQTSVPAGFWQDAQGRMVPESLIKPIDIERDRLVRQLVGSANKLSGELANLKAAAFGDIEAFIELSAEQYGITLGGKKGNVTLYSFDGRFKIQRSVQESIAFDERLQAARALIDECLRDWTQGARPEVATLANDAFRTDSQGEIRTARVLALRRLDIKDERWQRAMQAIGEACQVVGSKSYIRVYERIGDSDQYRAISLDIAGV
- a CDS encoding Mor transcription activator family protein produces the protein MSTIRASDLLSESVAPIAKVIQQTLGVNAELAEATSIEITMLFAHLWGGQVVYVPKGVCIQASKLHQKIFDDWTGRNHHEVATKHGVSVQHVYAVVKRMRLAIIARDQHDLFAPPEEEELP